Part of the Streptomyces sp. WMMC500 genome is shown below.
GGTGAAACCGTGGCAGACCAGCACCCCGGTCTCGCCACCCGGCTGGCGGAACGGCTCGGCTCCGGGAAGGACCGGCATGACGGGACTCCGATCGTGTCAGGCGGGCGGCGGATACGTGCCTGGCGCTGCCCTTGAGCGTACTGCCCCGTACGGACGGACGGGCCCCCGCGGACACCCCCCGGAAGGCCCGCCCCGCCCGCGGGCCGGGCGGCCCGCCCCCGGATACCGCTCTCCGACCAGGAGCGCTATGGTCACACGAGCGGATCGCAGGAGGCCCCGGTTGTTCTACAGCGCGATGAAGATGTCTCTCGGCAACAGCCTGAGGCTCGTCTTCCGTCCCTGGGTGGAAGGCATGGAGAACGTGCCGGACACCGGTGCCGCGATCCTCGCGAGCAACCATCTGTCGTTCTCCGACTCGTTCTTCCTGCCCTCCATGCTGCACCGGAAGGTCACCTTCATCGCGAAGGCGGAGTACTTCACCACGCCGGGCGTGAAGGGCCGGCTGACCGCGGCGTTCTTCAAGGGCGTCGGGCAGTTGCCCGTCGACCGCTCCGGCAGCCGCGGCGCCGGCGAGGCGGCGATCAAGAGCGGCCTGGAGGTGCTGGAGCGCGGCGAGCTGTTCGGCATCTACCCCGAGGGCACGCGCTCGCCCGACGGCCGCCTCTACCGCGGCAAGCCCGGCGGCCTCGGCCGGCTGGCGCTGCTCAGCGGGGCGCCCGTGCTGCCGGTGGCGATGATCGACACGGAGAAGATCCAGCCGCCGGGACAGGTGATGCCGAAGGTCATGCGGCCGGGCATCCGCATCGGCAGGCCGCTGGACTTCACGCGCTACCAGGGCATGGAGCACGACAGGTTCATCCTGCGTTCGGTGACCGACGAGGTCATGTACGAGATCATGAAGCTCTCCGGCCAGGAGTACGTGGACGAGTACGCGACGGCGGCCAAGCGGCGGATGGCGGACGCGGCCAAGCGCCGCAAGGCGGAGGAGAAGGCCGGGAAGTCCGAGAAGTCCGACGGCGGCTCCGGCGCCGGCGGGCGGCGGGACGCCGCCTAGCGCGCGGGACGCTGGCGGGAGGGAGAGCCGGGGCGATGGCCGGGCAGAGCAAGCGGCGGATGTCGGTGGAGCAGCCGCTGTGGCAGGCGCTGACGTACTTCCGGGTGCTGACCCTCGCGTACGCGGTGGCGCAGTTCGTCCACCGGCACGACGACGTCGCGCGGCCGGCGCTGGGCTGGGCGTACTTCGCGGTGCTCACCCTGTGGACGCTGGTCACCTTCCGCCGGGTCTCGTCGGCGGAGCGCTGCACGTACCGGTTCCTCGCGGCGGACATCACGCTCACGCTGACCGGCATCCTGCTGACGATCCCGGTGGAGACGGCGGAGCGCATCGACGACGGCGCCACGACGCTGCCGTCGATCTGGGCGGCGGGGTCGGTGCTGGGCTTCGCGATCAAGGGCGGCTGGCGGTGGGGCGCGGCGTCGTCGGCGGCGGTGGGCCTGTCGAACATCGTGCAGCGCGGCGAGGTGGTGCAGGACAACTTCCACAACATCGTGCTGCTGATGGTCGCGTCGACGGCGATCGGCTACATCGTGGAGGTCGCGCGGATCAGTGAACGGACGCTGGCCCGGGCGCTGCAGATCGAGGCGGCGACGCGGGAGCGGGAGCGGCTGGCCCGCGACATCCACGACAGCGTGCTGCAGGTGCTGGCGCTGGTCCAGCGCCGCGGGGCGGCGATCGGCGGCGAGGCGAAGGAACTGGGCCGGCTGGCAGGCGAGCAGGAGGCGGCGCTGCGGACCCTGGTGATGGGCGCGAGGCTGCCGGCGCAGCGGACGGCGGAGTCGGCGGAAGGTTCCGCCGGGCGGCGGGCGGCGGGGCCGGACGGCGGGGAGCCGGGGGCGGACGACGGGGAGACGTCCCTGCGGCTGCTCCTGATGTCGATGAGCGGGCCGAACGTCTCCGTCGCGGAGCCCGGCACGCCCGTGGCGCTGCGGACGCACGCGGCGCGGGAGTTGGCCGCGGCGGTGGCGGCGGCGCTCGACAACGTGCGCGCGCACGTGGGCCCCGAGGCGCAGGCGTGGGTGCTGCTGGAGGAGGAGCCGGACGGCACGGTGGTGGTGACCGTACGGGACGACGGCCCCGGCATCCCGCAGGGCCGCCTGGCGGCGGCGGAGGCGGAGGGCCGGCTGGGCGTCGCGCAGTCCATCCGCGGCCGGCTGCGGGACCTGGGCGGCACGGCGGAGTGGGTCTCGACCCCGGCCCAGGGCACGGAAGTGGAACTCCGCCTCCCCCCAACCCCCGCCCCCCGATGACCCCCCGCCCCACCGAGGCCCGCGGGGCCCGGCGGAGAACCTCTCGCCAGCGCGCCGAAACGCCGCGGTCGCGGCCCCGGCCCCGGCCCCGGCGGAACGTTCCGCCACCGAGCCCTCGCCCCGAGCCCGGCGCCGCCGGCCGCCCTCCGGGCGCGCGGGACCCGCGCCGCCCGTACCGGGCCGGTCGTGGTGGGGCCCGGGCACGCCCCACGCCCCCGCGCCCGCCGCAGGCGCGCCCGCGCCGCGGCCGCTCGCCCACGCTCCTTCGCGCCGTACGCGTCCCCCGCCCCCGCGGCCCCATGCCCCGCCCCCGCGGCCCCATCCCGCCCTCGCGCGGACACACTGTCCCGTCGTCCCCGCGGGCGGCGATACGTGCCGGAACGAGCGACGTGCGCCACCATGGTCCGCGGACCGTGTCCGTCCGTATGCGTCCCCCGCCCCCGCGGGCCCATGCCCCGCACCGCGGGCCCACGTGTCCCGGCGTCCCCGCGGGCGGCGATACGTGCCGGAACGAGCGACGTGCGCCACCATGGTCCGCGGACCGTGTCCGTCCGTATGCGTCCCCTGCCCCCGCGGGGCCCCCGCCCCGCACCGCGGGCCCACGTGTCCCGCCGTCCCCGGGGGCGGCGATACGTGCCGGAACGAGCGACGTGCGCCACCATGGTCCGCGGACCGTGTCCGTCCGACGGCAGCAGGGAGGGAGTCGAGGTGGTCGGTGAAGGCAGGGGTGGGGTCAAGGTGATGGTCGTCGACGACCACCCCATGTGGCGTGACGCCGTCGCCCGGGATCTGGCCGCCGCCGGGTTCGCCGTGGTGGCCACCGCCGGCGACGGGCCCCAGGCCGTGCGGCGGGCCCGGGCCGCCGGGCCGGACGTGCTGGTGCTGGATCTCAATCTGCCCGGGCTGCCCGGGGTGCAGGTGTGCAAGGAGGTCGTCGGCGCCCAGCCCGGCGTGCGGGTGCTCGTGCTCTCCGCCAGCGGCGAGCACGCCGACGTGCTCGAAGCCGTCAAGTCCGGCGCCACCGGCTACCTCGTGAAGTCCGCCAGCACCGAGGAGTTGATCGACGCCGTGCACCGGACCGCCCAGGGCGACCCGGTGTTCACCCCCGGCCTCGCCGGCCTCGTGCTCGGCGAGTACCGCCGGCTCGCCGGCGAGCCGGCCGCCGCGAACGCCGACGAGCCCGAGGTGCCCCAGCTCACCGACCGCGAGACCGAGGTGCTCCGCCTCGTCGCCAAGGGGCTCTCGTACAAGCAGATCGCCGAGCGCCTCGTCATCTCCCACCGCACCGTCCAGAACCACGTGCAGAACACCCTCGGCAAGCTCCAGCTCCACAACCGCGTCGAGCTCGTCCGCTACGCCATCGAGCGCGGTCTCGACGACGACTGACCCCCGCCTCCCTTAGCCTCCCGGTCCCTCCTCCGGGTGAAGTCCGCCGCCTAATTGACAGGTTGGTGCGCGAATCCCGCCGGCTCCGTGCCATGTGAGGTGGATCACCGTTAGCGTTGCTGCAGCGGGGTCACGACCGTCAGAAGGGAAACCTGTGATGCGGGTAGGAGTACTGACCGGTGGCGGTGACTGCCCCGGGCTCAACGCGGTCATCCGGGCCGTCGTCCGCAAGGGCGTCCAGGAGTACGGGTACGAGTTCACCGGCTTCCGGGACGGCTGGCGCGGGCCGCTGGAGGCCGACACCGTCACCCTGGACATCCCCGCCGTCCGCGGCATCCTGCCGCGCGGGGGAACGATCCTCGGGTCGTCGCGCACCAACCCCCTCAAGGTCGAGGGGGGCATCAAGCGCATCAAGGAGAACATGGCGAAGCTGGAGGTGGAGTCGCTCATCGCCATCGGCGGCGAGGACACCCTCGGCGTCGCCCAGCGGCTCGCCGACGAGTACGGCATCAAGGTCGTCGGCGTGCCGAAGACCATCGACAACGACCTCTCCGCCACCGACTACACCTTCGGCTTCGACACCGCGGTCAACATCGCGACCGAGGCCATCGACCGGCTGCACACCACGGCCGAGTCCCACATGCGCGTCCTCGTCGTCGAGGTGATGGGACGGCACGCCGGCTGGATCGCCCTGCACTCCGGGCTCGCCGGCGGCGCGAACGTGATCCTCATCCCCGAGCAGCGCTTCGACGTCGACAAGGTCTGCGGCTGGGTGACCTCCCGCTTCAAGGCCAGCTACGCGCCGATCGTGTGCGTGGCCGAGGGCGCGATGCCGAAGGACGGCGACATGGTGCTCAAGGACGAGTCCCTGGACGCCTTCGGGCACGTCCGGCTGTCGGGCGTCGGCGAGTGGCTGGCGAAGGAGATCGAGCGGCGCACGGGCAAGGAGGCCCGGACGACGGTCCTGGGACACGTGCAGCGCGGCGGCACGCCCAGCGCGTACGACCGCTGGCTCGCCAGCCGCTTCGGGCTGCACGCGATCGAGGCGGTGCACGACGAGGACTGGGGCAAGATGGTCGCCCTTCAGGGCACGGACGTGGTGCGCGTGCCGCTCGCCGCGGCCACGGCGCGCATCAAGACCGTCGACCCGAAGCTGTACGAGGAGGTCGGCGTCTTCTTCGGCTGATCCCCAGGGCCGCCGGCGGCCCGACCGGCGGCCCGAGCGGAGGTCCGGCCGGGTGCCGGGCGGCGCGAGCCGCCGCCCGGCACCCGGCCCTCAGCCCCGTACCAGCACCGCCGCCAGCAACTGCCGCACCAGCCGGTCGCCGTCCAGGGTCAGCACCGACTCCGGATGGAACTGGACCCCGGCGAAGCCGGGCCCGCGCAGCGCGTGCACGTCGCCGCTGCGCGGGTCGCGGCTCAGCTCGACGCCGTGCGCCGCGG
Proteins encoded:
- a CDS encoding lysophospholipid acyltransferase family protein — its product is MFYSAMKMSLGNSLRLVFRPWVEGMENVPDTGAAILASNHLSFSDSFFLPSMLHRKVTFIAKAEYFTTPGVKGRLTAAFFKGVGQLPVDRSGSRGAGEAAIKSGLEVLERGELFGIYPEGTRSPDGRLYRGKPGGLGRLALLSGAPVLPVAMIDTEKIQPPGQVMPKVMRPGIRIGRPLDFTRYQGMEHDRFILRSVTDEVMYEIMKLSGQEYVDEYATAAKRRMADAAKRRKAEEKAGKSEKSDGGSGAGGRRDAA
- a CDS encoding 6-phosphofructokinase; its protein translation is MRVGVLTGGGDCPGLNAVIRAVVRKGVQEYGYEFTGFRDGWRGPLEADTVTLDIPAVRGILPRGGTILGSSRTNPLKVEGGIKRIKENMAKLEVESLIAIGGEDTLGVAQRLADEYGIKVVGVPKTIDNDLSATDYTFGFDTAVNIATEAIDRLHTTAESHMRVLVVEVMGRHAGWIALHSGLAGGANVILIPEQRFDVDKVCGWVTSRFKASYAPIVCVAEGAMPKDGDMVLKDESLDAFGHVRLSGVGEWLAKEIERRTGKEARTTVLGHVQRGGTPSAYDRWLASRFGLHAIEAVHDEDWGKMVALQGTDVVRVPLAAATARIKTVDPKLYEEVGVFFG
- a CDS encoding DUF5931 domain-containing protein gives rise to the protein MAGQSKRRMSVEQPLWQALTYFRVLTLAYAVAQFVHRHDDVARPALGWAYFAVLTLWTLVTFRRVSSAERCTYRFLAADITLTLTGILLTIPVETAERIDDGATTLPSIWAAGSVLGFAIKGGWRWGAASSAAVGLSNIVQRGEVVQDNFHNIVLLMVASTAIGYIVEVARISERTLARALQIEAATRERERLARDIHDSVLQVLALVQRRGAAIGGEAKELGRLAGEQEAALRTLVMGARLPAQRTAESAEGSAGRRAAGPDGGEPGADDGETSLRLLLMSMSGPNVSVAEPGTPVALRTHAARELAAAVAAALDNVRAHVGPEAQAWVLLEEEPDGTVVVTVRDDGPGIPQGRLAAAEAEGRLGVAQSIRGRLRDLGGTAEWVSTPAQGTEVELRLPPTPAPR
- a CDS encoding response regulator transcription factor; its protein translation is MVVDDHPMWRDAVARDLAAAGFAVVATAGDGPQAVRRARAAGPDVLVLDLNLPGLPGVQVCKEVVGAQPGVRVLVLSASGEHADVLEAVKSGATGYLVKSASTEELIDAVHRTAQGDPVFTPGLAGLVLGEYRRLAGEPAAANADEPEVPQLTDRETEVLRLVAKGLSYKQIAERLVISHRTVQNHVQNTLGKLQLHNRVELVRYAIERGLDDD